From one Hirundo rustica isolate bHirRus1 chromosome 8, bHirRus1.pri.v3, whole genome shotgun sequence genomic stretch:
- the DNAJB12 gene encoding dnaJ homolog subfamily B member 12 isoform X2 — protein MSGDFPSANGEAGGEAPKGYTQDQLDAVKRVKQCKDYYEILGVNREASDEDLKKAYRKLALKFHPDKNHAPGATEAFKAIGNAYAVLSNPEKRKQYDQFGDEKLNPAHHGHSHADFHRGFEADISPEDLFNMFFGGGFPSSNVHMYSNGRMRYAYHQRQDRREHQGDGGLGLFVQLMPILILIIVSALSQMMVSSPPYSLSHRLSVGHTHRRVTEHLKVPYYVSESFAEEYTGTNLKNVERSVEDDYIANLRNNCWREKQQKEGLLYRARYFGDSDLYQRAQKMGTPSCSRLSDVQASLHG, from the exons CCATCGGCCAACGGAGAGGCTGGGGGGGAGGCCCCCAAGGGCTACACTCAGGACCAGCTGGATGCAGTCAAGAG GGTAAAGCAGTGTAAAGATTACTATGAAATTCTGGGAGTCAACAGAGAAGCTTCTGATGAGGATCTGAAAAAGGCCTACAGAAAACTGGCCCTGAAGTTCCACCCGGACAAGAACCACGCACCAGGGGCCACGGAGGCATTCAAAG CCATTGGGAACGCGTACGCGGTGCTAAGCAACCCGGAGAAGAGGAAGCAGTATGACCAGTTCGGGGATGAGAAACTCAACCCTGCCCACCACGGACACAGCCACGCTGACTTCCACCGCGGCTTTGAGGCTGACATCTCCCCTGAGGACCTCTTCAACATGTTCTTTGGGGGTGGTTTTCCTTCTA GTAATGTTCACATGTACAGCAATGGCAGGATGAGATACGCCTACCACCAGAGGCAGGACAGGCGAGAGCACCAGGGGGAT GGTGGCCTGGGTCTGTTTGTCCAGCTGATGCCCATCCTCATCCTGATCATCGTGTCTGCTCTCAGCCAGATGATGGTCTCCAGCCCACCCTACAGTTTGAGCCACAGACT GTCTGTGGGTCACACACATAGGAGGGTCACAGAGCACTTGAAAGTCCCCTACTATGTGTCCGAGAGCTTTGCCGAGGAATACACTGGCACGAACCTGAAGAATGTTGAGCGGAGCGTGGAGGACGACTACATAGCAAACCTTCGGAATAACTGCtggagagagaagcagcaga AGGAAGGTTTGTTGTACCGGGCACGCTACTTCGGGGACTCGGATCTGTACCAGCGGGCACAGAAGATGGGCACCCCCAGCTGTAGCAGACTGTCAGATGTCCAGGCCTCCCTGCATGGATAG
- the DDIT4 gene encoding DNA damage-inducible transcript 4 protein, with protein MPGLWERLAGGSRGRLETSDCESLGSVSGSEGDAEYAEVVSLPDMDLELLHDPEDELLCANLMDVVQATLGRAPLGAKRCSRLLMPAQLRAQVRTELLRLACSEPCGLRGALLDLCVEYGKACHDVGHIAADPAVVPTFQLTLVLRLDSRLWPKIQGLFASGPAFAPLKLSTGFRVMKKKLYSSEQLLIEEC; from the exons ATGCCCGGGCTGTGGGAGCGGCTCGCGGGCGGCTCTCGGGGCCGCCTGGAGACCTCCGACTGCGAGTCTCTGGGCAGCGTCTCTGGCTCGGAGGGAG ATGCTGAGTACGCCGAGGTGGTCTCCCTGCCGGACatggacctggagctgctgcacgACCCCGAGGACGAGCTGCTGTGCGCCAACCTGATGGATGTGGTGCAGGCCACGCTGGGCCGGGCCCCGCTGGGTGCCAAGCGCTGCTCCCGGCTCCTGATGCCGGCCCAGCTCCGGGCGCAGGTGCGGACGGAGCTTCTGCGCCTGGCGTGCAGCGAACCCTGCGGGCTGCGCGGGGCCCTCCTGGACCTGTGCGTGGAGTACGGCAAGGCCTGCCACGACGTGGGGCACATCGCAGCCGATCCCGCCGTGGTGCCCACCTTCCAGCTTACCCTGGTGCTCCGGCTGGACTCCCGCCTCTGGCCCAAGATCCAGGGCCTCTTTGCCTCGGGGCCGGCCTTCGCGCCGCTGAAGCTGAGTACGGGCTTCAGGGTAATGAAGAAGAAACTGTACAGCTCCGAGCAGCTGCTCATCGAGGAGTGCTGA